DNA sequence from the Tachysurus vachellii isolate PV-2020 chromosome 16, HZAU_Pvac_v1, whole genome shotgun sequence genome:
AAGTTACTTCCCTTAagaacatatttaatgacattatgcctgaaaaggtcatatcgtatgttaatttaaaaaaaatgtataatatgacatATTTGGTCTTTGTGATCACATTGTTGAGACTCAAGATGGCATAGACAACCATCACTTTAGCTTAATTTCACTGGTTGTCTGGACCTTTCATAAGTTGAGACAACACCATGTAGCAACGGTTCATACCAGGGCCGTCAAGTGTCAcccatttgggtcttttgtcccgcactcctgccacacattgtatttctcacacagaatttttttttgactatttatcatatatttaatatgccgcagcacccaaaatgtatcagtccgcaccgccgtctctatggaaccggtcaggaatcaagcgcgtcacccctggagctcttagtcgagcctgacacttatcagccaatcaaaaaagaggctacacaatagccaatcagaaaataacactatctgggtaagatttaacgcaacaaccaatgaaaaaaaacattcattagagagggtattgtCGATGGTcgatttgaacaaaacctcaacacgaaacagcttgtctctggacgggacattgtcctcaatcatgaccctaaaaatgtctgggcttgtgctgaactgttttaaatgggagcaacattacaaatgataaaggagtccaaaaaggcaacaaacacttacaataaacaccagtcataatctctctctctctctcacacacacacacacaaattaatatatagaaattaaacaaatactttgtgtttggttaaattgcggtcagtgatccttaccaaacacaacaactcccccattattttatttatttatttatttatttaactgcaaatttaaataaataaatttagtttttttttttttattttgtagtaacgagtaacgaagatgcttagtggaaatatatcggagtaaaagtatacattttatctagaaaatttagtggagtaaaagtgaaagttgacaaatttaaatagcgaagtaaagtacagatacgtgaaatttctacttaagtacggtaacgaagtatttatacttcgttacattacaacactggtctgtggggattagtgatcattcagctataGGAGCATttctgagatcagacactgatggtgggGTGCGTCTGTGGGGATTTAGTGATATTTTTGATAAGTTACTTCCCTTAagaacatatttaatgacattatgcctgaaaaggtcatatcgtatgttaatttaaaaaaaatgaccaccAGTTAGCttggcagtgtaacacacaagttcagcctcaaagtcaaactttggtttttttggtttatgtgaatttagtacatacttatttaatgtggcaaaagtattgcgggacaggaataaataaaagattgaacagtctttggcacttcaactatctaactttcacattatgttcatctcaaatttgtgatttgcttccacctgcaaatatttaataaaccaatacaatttaaatgtttaaatgaacatgtatagtcacaccattgtagcagtgttgcatgcagtaggctataagttaagtagtgattgtttatttgaagtttactcaagtggaagaatgtaactaacacacttacacctactagcactatgcattatattgtgaaaaaatagattatcttaatatcaaaaccttaaattttctctggaattaataataaatacatgtctgacctttggaacgaccaaaaaaaaaactagaaaatcgcgatttatggtgattttatttctttgcctacattgacgctgatgcattaagaggagggggtcccctgtaccaagatggcggctcagttgacgcattcgttccaatgtactgccgtatacaaggcgacatctagtgtatatatctttGGTAAACAATGCCTCTGTTCTGCGTCACCATTACTATTTGCTGCTCATCAGCAGATTCGTGTTTAGCGAACACGCTTTTCTCTATTttgttcgtttatttatttttttagctcgGTTTAAAATATTAGGAACATCCTACTAAAAACGACACGCAAACGGTCTGTAACGGCAGTCAGACATTTTCTGCTCTATGACACGAGATCACGTTTTAAGCGTTTGTTACGAATCTGTCATTTAAAAtcgtcaggtttttttttgccagtttgtttttttggcgCTTTGAGTGCTAAGCTCCAGTTGGTGAAGGTTTACATATGAaactctaattatttattttaacaaaagtCATATTTTAACCTGTTTATAATCGGGTCGAGATGTTTTTTACTCAGTTTATAAAATGAACCTGGTGAATTTGTAAATAGAAGTGAACTCAattccacaaaaaaaagttaatttcattaaaacactttgaattttttgtgtttttaaagaaatggaTCGACCATCAAGGTCTGTAATGATCTTTTTGTCTTAGTTACACTTCTGTGAGGtgggtgtacttacttttggcatctctgtgtgtttatttactgatgtttatttatgtgttttgtcAGGAATAAGAAAACCATCAGTTATTCAGACTtcttggatgatgatgatggtaaggCGCTGATCTCGTCCACTCTGTTCTCTATTAATATAGCAGATGATGGAATAttttgagaaaagaaaaaaaaaactttcatctTTTCCAGAAAAGATGCAGAAACTTGTAGATTTGATGCTGAGACACAgtaaagtgtgttttgtgttgacTTTACTTAAACTAAATGTGAACTCTAGGAGATTTATCACTAATACAACAATTTTTCAAGCAATAAGGGTGGAATTCAGAAGTGCACTGTTTTCTCTTGTTATTACTAATAAGAGAAGTTTATGTGCACGACAGATGAGGATTTTGCCACGGTGAAAGTCCCTCCGAACAAAAAAGCCAGAGTTTCTGTTAAAGAATCTCAGCCAgagaaaagcaggaaaaatgaaCTCGTCGATTTACCAGCTAAAGCACGCAAAGAAAGGTATGTAAAGTCCTATATTAACCTAACGGTCTGACATATCACAGTGCACTTGGATGAAACTCTTTCCTGCGAATTAATAAATACTGCGAGTATAAAGTGgtgtatgtttatttgtttgtttatttatttatttatttttagagtgTCTCTGGATGAAAAACTGTATGACAGACATCTAGAAGCTGCTCTGATTCTGTCTCATCTTGAGTCTGCAGAAAAGCTCAGAGAGCCACTTAGCAACCCTTtaagtgtgtacctgtatacaTAACCATACTGATAAATGTTTTGATCGAGTAAAACGGTGCAATactttaatcttttttcttttttggcatgaagatgaagaagtaAAGCTCCAGGAAGATGCACCTCCAGTGCTGACACACTTCACTGTCGATGGCAGCTGCTTTGGTAGTACATGACTCTACTCTTACATTGgcttttgtaaatgttttttccacCACTAAACATTTCAAAAATGGTCTGTTTGAAGATGGGAATAAACCTTCAAGTCTGCCTTCTGAAGACGTGCCCCCTGTGCTGTCCAACTGTAGCGTGGATGTCACCAGCTTGGGTAAGTCACAGTTCTCATATTATAACATTACTGAAGGCTGCTTTATGTTCACTAGTTCTAGGAAATACGATCACCGATTGTGTAATGCACTCAACACTCACggttcactttattaggaacacctcaGAAAGAGACTTTGTCTTTGAAtgttgaattgaaatgaattatgCTGCTGTATAACTTCAGGTTTAGATCACATCAGCAGTGAGCAGATGCCCTCGTCTGCTATATGCACTAAGAGAAAGTCCCAAAAAGTGACAGAGCAACAGAGTAAACAGAACGAAGAGGATGAAGACTACAGACCTCAGAACACACCAGGTACATCAATCCACTCAATTAGCTTTCCCGCCATGGtgattgtcatttaaaaaataaatatgcctGATTTAAAGCTGCTCTGTATGCTCCTGTATCTATCCAGAGAACGAGTCAGAGTTCAGTGACTTGGACGAGAGCGAGGATGAAGAGTACACCGTGAAGAGAAAACAAGATAAAAGGAAACTAtctaagaaagagaaaaggacaTCTCCAAAATCTattaagaaagagaagaagccAGTGAAAGTGGCTAAAACCAAACCACAGTCTAAAGGTTTGTACTTGGTTTCTCAACCCAATTCAGGGGTAGATAAATCAGTAGCTCATCACAAGCTAATGTTGGGTCTGTGCTGTTTGTGTGATATTTGTATTATAAgggtctttttacacctggtcacttcattatgttttctctgatccgatagctgtctgatttgttaaaactgttccatttacattaggccacataaatgcgtcttggcgaatcggatatcaatctgatctttctacttccgcccaaaatgctaatatattttacctcatttccggggtaattgaaatggaacacgctttggtgtatgcggttgttacataaaacatttactgtttgctgcattttcgctggcggcagcagtgcattttaagacccaaggagacacctgggtgaaagatcggagccagcactggtgggaaaacatttgtttctggcgcgatgcacgactcgtgagtcacctgcgagtgacgtacttccgtttgggaggagtatagcgctgacgtatgtggcttgaacaaccacattcatttacacctgtccagtttcatctgaaatgcgtcccagaccacctcctgaagtggtttgagcgatcagatttatatctgtctcgaaaacgtttcggagggcatttagacctggtctttttacgatcggatagctatcggatcacagaaaacacatgaagtgaccaggtgtaaaaagcccctaagtcAATgctcttagttccagtaaacCGAAATGCAACAGCATACATTGTCTGTGCTTCCAACTGCGTAGAAACAGTTTGAGAATGGAGCAAAAGcgaataaatatactcagaatAGAACCAATAATTGACTTGCATTGATTTGACTTTTTTGTATTTCACTTCTCAGTCAAAAACTCTTCAGGACTGAGTAGTCCAGAAGTCAGAAGTCCATCTGCTGCACAGCCTCTCTCTGCACTAAACAGAAGTCCCAGCACTCCTCCTGTCAATAAATCTGCTCTCCAATCCAGTCCTGCTGGAGGCAGAGTGCCAAAGTGGACTCCTCCTGGTAAGGCGTGtagtattttcttcttcttttgtagaATTCACTTCTTTAAAGTGAATGATGTGGAGTTGATAAAATTCATGTACACATCAGTTGATCAGATTTAATTCAGAAACGTTTGTAAGGACTAGAATATTGATACTGAATATAAATTCTGATATATCGGAGACCATAAACaatctgatttttcttttttttttcactggatGTTATCAGGCTTGGTAGGAAGGAGCCCTAGTTCATGTCAGAGTCCTCCCCTGAAGTCTCCTGGTCTGGGTCTGCGATTAGGACTGTCCCGCCTGGCTCGAGTTAAACCCCTGCATCCCAATTCTGTTGCACATTAGATGctttttgtcaaaaaaaaaaaaatcattattttgaaTAGAATCTGTACTGCTAATGAGTGAGTCTTCACTTTTTTATTGAAAATCATTCAATCGACATATTGTCGttttatgtgtctttgtgtatttgtctttatGGTGTGAAAATTAAAGGTGTAAATTAAATTCTTGTCATCGTTCGAACAAGGTCTCCAAACCCGGGGTTTTGCACAGAAATAGGGCGGTTCAGACGTGTGGCACAGACTGACAGATTGAACGAAActgtaatgtatttcattttattatcttGGTTATACAAATTCAGTaaactgttctgttttttttaaatgtgttgttattattattatgctgagACAAATTTCTTATCCACCAAACTCAACAGTAAAcaattatgaaatattttatttaattttgttttaatactttaaaaacatcaatttatttttaaaacattttgttcacTGAAGAGCAAAAAgcaatcatttaaaacaaaaatttaagaTTAAGTACAAAATCCTGCAAAATCATTTAACATAAAATCAGCTGCTTCCAGTCACTTTGTAAACAGTttcatgtatttgtttatttaaaaaaatcatgaaatcattgttttatttattcaaatggGTAAAAGATTTCTGTAGAAGTATTTCAAACATCTTTggctaaaaaatatttttctatgtGAAATTATTATTCAAGTGTTCTTTCTTCTCCCTGTGGTGAATTCTCTGCTATAAATTTGTTCCACTTTTGTTGCCATGAAGCCATGGCCTTTTCCTTAAGCACCGGTGGCAAGGAACTGTACctgtacacaaacaaaaagtcaGTCAAAAATTTACTTCAAAGATATGaaatatctttaataaaaattctaaacaCAAAAACTTTCCACCTGATTGAATTCATTGCCAACTCCTTCAGCGTTCCTACATTGGCACTCAGACCTCCGATTCCTACAAAGACTTCGTAGAAATCATAGGTGAGTCCGTCAGTGCCGAACAAGGTGGGATCATCAGAGCTCACCACCATTGGATGTCCCTCTGACATTAACACTGCAGCAGGGTGATTTCTCATATCTGAGACCAGCTTCAGCACCTACAATTTGGTATAAATCCATCGACATTAGTGAAAAAAAGACACGTAGTTATATATACTACATATCCAAAAGcatgaccatcacacacacatgggctTGTTGAaaatctcattccagatttattccccgtGTTTGCTGTTATAACATGCTCTGTTCTGTGAAGTCTTTCCGTTAGATGTCGTagcgtgtctgtggggattagtgatcattcagctacaggagcattagtgagatcagacactgatgttggagtgcgtctgtggggattagtgatcattcagctacaagaacattattgagatcagacactggtgttggaatgtgtctgtggggattagtgatcattcagctacaggaacattagtgagatcagacactggtgttggagtgtgtctgtggggattagtgatcattcagctacaggagtattagtgagatcagacactgatgttggagtgtgtctttggggattagtgatcattcagctacaggagcattagtgagatcagacactgatgttggagtgcgtctgtggggattagtgatcattcagctacaggagcattagtgagatcagacactgatgttggagtgtgtctgtggggattagtgatcattcagctacaagaacattagtgagatcagacactggtgttggagtgtgtctgtggggattagtgatcattcagctactggagcattagtgagatcagacactgatgttgtagtgtgtctgtggggattagtgatcattcagctacaggagcattagtgagatcagacactgatgttggagtgcgtctgtggggattagtgatcattcagctacaagaacattagtgagatcagacactgatgttggagtgtgtctgtggggattagtgatcattcagctacaagaacattagtgagatcagacactgatgttggagtgcgtctgtggggattagtgatcattcagctacaagaacattagtgagatcagacactgatgttggagtgtgtctgtggggattagtgatcattcagctacaggagcattagtgagatcagacactgatgttggagtgtgtctgtggggattagtgatcattcagctacaggagcattagtgagatcagacactgatgttggagtgtgtctgtggggattagtgatcattcagctacaggagcattagtgagatcagacactgatgttggagctttgtggcaacagtttggagaaTAACCACATATGGGTATGATGACCAGGGGTGAACATAATTTAGGCTGTATAGTGTAACACCACCAAGAATCCTAAAATAAGCATCTTAAAAAGGCTGTTAAAGTCAAACTTTTCTAAAGTCTCAGATTTCAAAAAACTTTGCTACGTAAAACTGGAAATTAtatcaaatcattcattcatgaatGTTTTTCTCCATACAGAATCATGACACTTTTctatgtttgtattttgtggATAAATTAAACAAAGCACCACAAAAAACGATCAGCACTTGTATTTAGTTAATAGCTACAGAGATATTTTATGATTGATTCCATGTTGCAGATGCTATACCTGATTGGATATAGGACATACTTCC
Encoded proteins:
- the rad51ap1 gene encoding RAD51-associated protein 1, translated to MDRPSRNKKTISYSDFLDDDDDEDFATVKVPPNKKARVSVKESQPEKSRKNELVDLPAKARKERVSLDEKLYDRHLEAALILSHLESAEKLREPLSNPLNEEVKLQEDAPPVLTHFTVDGSCFDGNKPSSLPSEDVPPVLSNCSVDVTSLGLDHISSEQMPSSAICTKRKSQKVTEQQSKQNEEDEDYRPQNTPENESEFSDLDESEDEEYTVKRKQDKRKLSKKEKRTSPKSIKKEKKPVKVAKTKPQSKVKNSSGLSSPEVRSPSAAQPLSALNRSPSTPPVNKSALQSSPAGGRVPKWTPPGLVGRSPSSCQSPPLKSPGLGLRLGLSRLARVKPLHPNSVAH